One genomic segment of Clostridium estertheticum subsp. estertheticum includes these proteins:
- a CDS encoding GGDEF domain-containing protein, with the protein MSYYDYLTGAYNRCYLEKEIHILNTQIDLPIGIIFCDLDNLKITNDTMGHEYGDRLIVSYFNILKATFAKSSVIARTGGDEFIVIIKNVSLNKVKALFALLNESICKQNKHNRELQIKVSVGYSFSETSIGVTRQFINIADKNMYKNKLSK; encoded by the coding sequence TTGAGTTATTACGATTACTTAACAGGAGCATATAATAGATGTTATCTAGAAAAAGAAATTCATATTCTAAATACGCAGATAGACCTTCCCATAGGTATTATATTTTGTGATTTGGATAATTTAAAAATAACTAATGATACTATGGGACACGAATATGGTGACAGATTAATAGTCAGTTATTTTAATATATTAAAAGCTACTTTTGCTAAGAGCTCAGTTATAGCAAGGACCGGTGGAGATGAATTTATAGTCATAATTAAGAATGTATCTCTTAATAAAGTAAAGGCTTTATTTGCACTTCTAAATGAATCAATATGTAAGCAAAATAAGCATAATCGTGAACTTCAAATAAAAGTATCTGTAGGATACTCTTTCTCTGAAACGTCTATAGGGGTAACTAGACAGTTTATTAATATTGCTGATAAGAATATGTACAAAAATAAGCTAAGCAAATAA
- a CDS encoding DUF4351 domain-containing protein, protein MSYETRPQTYDETIRILEKKDYRGIAEFILPSVKEADEISLEHTKLSVPDMREMDFLAKINMNKESFILHIEFETVYKSNAQMMKRMLRYYTYIKWHNDLPIYQVLMVLKKPVNVKNIKGSFESTVQGLEIMKYNYKVIKAYEIDKNEILSQKSIVFYPLRVFMKHDGETEKEHILECLSVVEKIEDTDYYFLTVECLKKIYQTSEYEEFVEEEIYMSSALYKEPYEKGREEGLQEGETKTLARTTIKFLIKKFGIIPDDLKESIQKLDATTLEIIIDNILEYESLDQIKKYIR, encoded by the coding sequence ATGTCCTATGAAACAAGACCACAGACTTATGATGAAACTATAAGAATTTTAGAGAAAAAAGATTATCGTGGTATTGCAGAATTTATTTTACCATCTGTAAAAGAAGCAGATGAAATAAGTTTAGAACATACAAAATTATCTGTACCCGATATGAGAGAAATGGATTTTTTAGCGAAGATTAATATGAATAAAGAAAGCTTTATTCTTCACATAGAATTTGAAACTGTATATAAAAGTAACGCACAAATGATGAAAAGAATGCTGAGGTATTATACCTACATTAAATGGCATAATGACTTACCAATCTATCAGGTACTTATGGTACTAAAGAAGCCTGTAAATGTTAAGAATATTAAAGGCAGTTTTGAAAGTACAGTTCAAGGGCTAGAAATAATGAAATACAACTATAAGGTTATAAAAGCTTATGAGATTGATAAAAATGAAATACTAAGTCAAAAGAGTATAGTATTTTATCCACTTAGAGTATTTATGAAACATGACGGAGAAACTGAAAAAGAACATATATTAGAATGTTTGTCAGTAGTAGAAAAAATAGAAGATACGGATTATTATTTTTTAACAGTGGAGTGTTTAAAAAAGATTTATCAAACAAGTGAATATGAAGAGTTTGTAGAGGAGGAGATTTATATGTCATCTGCATTATATAAAGAGCCTTATGAAAAAGGTAGAGAAGAAGGGTTGCAAGAGGGTGAAACAAAAACTCTTGCGAGGACCACAATAAAATTTTTAATTAAAAAATTTGGTATTATACCAGATGATTTAAAGGAGAGTATACAAAAATTAGATGCGACAACATTAGAAATAATCATCGATAATATTTTAGAATATGAAAGTTTAGATCAGATAAAAAAATATATTCGCTAG
- a CDS encoding Rpn family recombination-promoting nuclease/putative transposase: MFRYFYRIWDKFRDKNKDRSEIVAAAIYTYKGNSGKDKSYVYKLPELENEILIYNFKTIDVEKIELENISDDNPIKLVFKMAKSLLETGARDEDIYEA; this comes from the coding sequence ATGTTTAGATATTTTTATAGGATATGGGACAAATTTAGAGATAAAAATAAAGATAGGTCAGAAATAGTAGCTGCAGCAATATATACTTATAAAGGTAATAGTGGAAAAGATAAAAGTTATGTATATAAACTACCAGAGTTAGAAAATGAAATATTAATATATAACTTTAAAACTATTGATGTAGAAAAAATAGAACTTGAAAATATTAGTGATGATAACCCAATCAAATTAGTTTTTAAAATGGCGAAAAGTTTATTAGAAACAGGTGCAAGAGATGAGGATATATATGAGGCATAA